ACCCGCGCCTGCGGATGGGCTGCAAGAAAGGCCGCGAGATTATCACGCGCCTGAAGCTTGAGCGGCTCCTCGACGGCATCCTCGAAATCGACGATAACGGCATCGGCGCCCGCAGCCAGGGCCTTGCCAAAACGCTCGGGACGGCTGCCCGGCACGAACAGCGCCGAACGGACGATGGTTTGCGGCATCAGCAATCACTCCTTGTCATCAAACGACACCAGCAGCCGCCAGTCGGGCCTGGTCGTCGGCCGAGAAACCCAGCTCCTCGAGGATCGCCGCGCTGTGCTGCCCCAATCCCGGCACCGGGTCCATGCGCGGGGTAAAGGCGGCATTGCGCCCCGGCGGCAGCAACGACGGCAGCTTGCCAGCCGGGCTGTCGACCTCGCGCCAGCAGTCGCGGGCCTTGAGCTGCGGGTGCTGCCAGACGCCCTGCATGTCGTTGACCCGGGCGTTGGCGATCTGCGCGTCTTCGAGACGTGCCACCACCTCATCCAGCGACAGTTCGGCGAAGCCGTCGATGATGATCTGGCGCAGCACCTCGCGGTTCTCCGAGCGCCGGAAGTTCGCGGAGAAACGCGCATCGCTGGCCAGCGCCGGGTCGAGCAGGACCTTTTCACAGAACAACTGCCATTCCCGCTCATTCTGCAGCCCGAGCATGATGGTGCCGCCACCGCCGGTGGGGAACGGCCCGTACGGATAGATGGTCGAGTGCGAAGCGCCGGCCCGCGGTGGTGGCGGCGCGCCGTTGTAGGCGTAGTACATCGGGTAGCCCATCCATTCCACCAGGCTCTCCAGCATCGATACGTCGATGCGGCTGCCGATACCAGTCTTGTCACGCAGCAGCAGCGCCGACAGCACGCCGGTGTAGGCATACATA
The Pseudomonas putida genome window above contains:
- a CDS encoding CaiB/BaiF CoA transferase family protein, whose translation is MTQSAPRPLDGITVVSLEHAIAAPFCTRQLADLGARVIKIERPGSGDFARGYDQRVDGLASHFVWTNRSKQSLTLDLKQDEADDILQALLAKADVLVQNLAPGAAARMGLSFEALHARFPRLIVCDISGYGEGGPYEKKKAYDLLIQSEGGFLSVTGGPGDEQMAKAGCSVADIAAGMYAYTGVLSALLLRDKTGIGSRIDVSMLESLVEWMGYPMYYAYNGAPPPPRAGASHSTIYPYGPFPTGGGGTIMLGLQNEREWQLFCEKVLLDPALASDARFSANFRRSENREVLRQIIIDGFAELSLDEVVARLEDAQIANARVNDMQGVWQHPQLKARDCWREVDSPAGKLPSLLPPGRNAAFTPRMDPVPGLGQHSAAILEELGFSADDQARLAAAGVV